The following are from one region of the Orenia metallireducens genome:
- the fliG gene encoding flagellar motor switch protein FliG, translating to MANLTGKEKAAILLVSLGPDASAEVFKHLNDDEIEDLTLEIANLDKVPADVKDGVLDEFHQMCVAYDYISHGGMDYAREVLEKALGQNKANDIIDRLTASLQVRPFDQLRKTDPSQILNFIQNEHPQTIALVLAYLAPQQAAIIMSSLPYEKQTEVAKRIAIMERTSPDVIKEVERVLEQKLSSLMTNEYTVAGGIDTIVDILNLADRATEKKILEDLDEQNPELAEDIRQKMFVFEDIILLTDRDIQILLRQIDTDDLALALKTVSDEVAEKIFNNQSKRAAEMLKEDIEYLGPVRISDVEEAQQKIVGQIRKLEEAGEIIINRGGEDEVVV from the coding sequence ATGGCGAATTTAACTGGTAAAGAGAAAGCAGCTATTTTATTAGTTTCTTTAGGACCTGATGCATCAGCAGAGGTATTTAAGCATTTAAATGATGATGAGATTGAGGATCTTACCCTAGAGATAGCTAACTTAGATAAAGTACCAGCAGATGTTAAAGATGGGGTTTTAGATGAATTTCATCAGATGTGTGTTGCCTACGATTATATAAGTCATGGTGGTATGGATTATGCTAGAGAGGTATTAGAGAAGGCTTTAGGGCAGAATAAAGCTAATGATATTATAGATCGTTTAACTGCGTCTTTACAGGTAAGACCCTTTGATCAATTAAGGAAGACTGACCCTAGTCAGATTTTAAACTTTATTCAAAATGAGCATCCCCAGACTATTGCTTTAGTTTTAGCTTATTTAGCTCCTCAACAAGCTGCAATTATTATGTCTTCCTTACCTTATGAGAAGCAGACAGAGGTAGCTAAGAGGATTGCTATCATGGAAAGAACTAGCCCTGATGTTATTAAAGAGGTTGAAAGAGTATTAGAACAGAAGTTATCATCTCTAATGACTAATGAATATACAGTTGCTGGTGGAATTGATACAATTGTAGATATTTTAAACCTTGCTGACCGGGCTACAGAGAAGAAGATACTAGAAGACTTAGATGAACAGAATCCAGAATTGGCTGAAGATATTAGACAGAAGATGTTCGTCTTTGAAGATATTATATTGTTAACTGATAGAGACATACAGATTTTATTGAGACAAATTGATACCGATGATTTGGCATTAGCTCTTAAAACAGTAAGTGATGAGGTTGCTGAAAAGATATTCAACAACCAATCTAAGAGAGCTGCTGAAATGTTAAAAGAGGACATTGAATATCTAGGACCTGTAAGAATAAGTGATGTAGAAGAGGCCCAACAGAAGATTGTAGGTCAGATTAGAAAACTAGAAGAGGCTGGCGAAATCATCATTAATCGTGGTGGAGAGGATGAGGTCGTTGTCTAA